In Lactuca sativa cultivar Salinas chromosome 5, Lsat_Salinas_v11, whole genome shotgun sequence, the DNA window GTTAGACTTTTATTGAAAACCGGTTTACCGTTTCGTGGTCATGACGAGTCGGTTAACTCGGAAAATAGAGGGCTATACATTGAAGTGTTAAAAGCCATTCGAGAGACTAGTGAAGATATTTTCAACAATACTTTAGAAAATGCTCCAAAAAATAATCAACTAATTTCCCCTAAAATTCAAAAAGAACTTGTGCAATGTTTTGCACAAGAAGTACTTTTGAGTATTCGTGAAGAGATTGGTCAAGATGTTTTTGCTTTACTAGTTGATGAATCTAGTGATGTTTCAAAAAAGGAACAAATGACTATTGTTTTGCGTTATGTCGATACTCTTGGCTTTGTGAAAGAAAGATTCATAGGTCTAGTGCACGTGAAGGATACGTCTTCTTTGACACTCAAAAACGCCATAAATGAAGTACTTACAAGTAATAAGTTGAGTTTTAGTCAGGTAatttattctttagtttttttgttatttcaatttaatatatatatatatatatatatatatatatatatatatatatatatatattaattgttttaaattttaatagatAAGAGGACAAGGTTATGATGGGGCTAGCAATATGCGAGGGGAATTCAATGGTTTGAAAGCTTTGATATTACAAGAGAATAACACGGCTTTTTATGTACATTGCTTTGCACACTAACTTCAATCAGTAGTTGTGGCTGTAGCAAAGAAGCATGATGGTGTTAGTGACTTTTTTGAGCAAATTTCATTGATGGTTAATGTAGTTTGTGCATCGTGTAAAAGAAAAGACTTACCGCGAGAGCAAGCAAGAGAAAGGATGCAAAAAGGCTTGTGTAGTGGTGAACTTGAAACCGGAAGAGGGTTAAATCAAGAGACTACACTTGTTCGAGCGGGAGAAACAAGATGGGGTTCACATTTCAACACACTTACAAGTTTGATGAAGTTATTTGCGGATGTTCTTGTAGTTTTAGATTTTGTGAAAGAGGAGGGAGGGTCATTGGCAAACCGTCAACAAGCATCTGGAATCTTAGCATATTTTAAATCATATGAGTTCATGTTTTACTTACATATGATGTATGACATTTTACACCTCACGGGTACATTGTCAAAGCAACTTCAAAGAAAAGATCTAGACATTTTAGAAGCGGCTTCGATGGTTAGAGGGACAATGGAGGCATTGCAATCTTTTAGAAACATAGGGTTTGCTAGCATTTTGCCAAAAGTATCCTCTTTTTGTGAAACACACGAAATTGATACTTTGGATATGGAAGAGTTGTATATTGGTGCGAGAAACCGTAGGATTACAAAGACTAATAGGTTTCATTTTGAGGTTGAAATCTTCAACACGGTGGTAGATATGCAACTTACAGAATATCGGGATCGATTTAGTGAAACAAGCACCCAATTACTAGAATACATGGGTGCTTTGAGCCCTTGTGATTCATTTGCACAATTTGACAAATCAAAGTTATTGAAGTTGGGTAAGTTATACAAGTATGACTTTGATGATTCAAATATGATAGACCTTGAAGGACAGCTTGAGATATTTTATCACTCTTGCATCAAAGATGAGCGTTTCGCTAGTTTGAAAGGAATTTCCGACCTTTCTCGTTTGATGGTTAATACGAGGAAGCATCGATCTTATCCTTTGGTTTATAAGCTACTGAAGTTGGCTTTGATATTACCTGTAGCGACCGCAAGTGTAGAAAGATGTTTTTCAAAGATAAAGCTCTTGAAGACCGACTTGCGTAACAAAATTGGCGATGAATTTTTGAACGACGCATTGCTGTGTAATGTTGAGACCGAAGCACTTGCGAAAGTTGAGAATGAAAAAGTAATGGAGCGGTTTCAAAAGATGTTTGCACGAAGAGGAAAAATTTAAATTCTAGTATATTGTTGTTATATTATGTTTAGccagaaaaaaaaattgtattagatgaatagatgttttatattatgtttgaccggaattttttttttaatgttttatattatGTGTGAcgggaaaaaaaaaattgtgcaaCCCCTATTACTAATTCCTGCGTCCGCACCTGGCCATGAAGCTAGTAAACCAAAGTAGCTAGAACTCATGACACTTGGATAAATCGTAGTCCCAAAATAATGTATTGAAGTGATTGTCCGAAATCCTAATTCTAATAAATAAGTAGAACTCTGCCACGTGTCACTCTCTAAGGACCCCCAAAATCGAGTTTTCCCGCCTTCAGTGATTGGGAAATGCCATTAAACCCGCCTTATGCTTCCCTATTTGATAATGTGTTTgaaatcaatttgattttgaaatCCCTTATAATCAGCCGAAAGATTAGTATagtaaatattcaaacatcactATTCAATACGAAAATCACGTATCCTTAAAATCAGCTGCATAATCAAATCGATTTCCTTCTGTACTCGCTACAACCGTCTCTCTCGAAACTACCTCACCATCACCACTAATCAACCCTCTTTGAAAATCCTAGATGCCTTCTCTT includes these proteins:
- the LOC111918703 gene encoding uncharacterized protein LOC111918703, whose amino-acid sequence is MSSVSNPNATPQTPITNQSIPSVSNATPQTQCSNQPNDNVDLKDLPKDPADRPLITSYKPNIRDDVRRAYLLQGPCQVRAHKFPKKIGDRFRRFVPSWFDDFDWLEYSVKKDSAYCLYCYLCGDLMGQKGWRDAFVSQGFDTWNKKDAFRTHVGGIDSFHNKAKEKCEFLMREKQAINVVFRRQTEAEDHKYKARLRVSIIVVRLLLKTGLPFRGHDESVNSENRGLYIEVLKAIRETSEDIFNNTLENAPKNNQLISPKIQKELVQCFAQEVLLSIREEIGQDVFALLVDESSDVSKKEQMTIVLRYVDTLGFVKERFIGLVHVKDTSSLTLKNAINEVLTSNKLSFSQIRGQGYDGASNMRGEFNVVVAVAKKHDGVSDFFEQISLMVNVVCASCKRKDLPREQARERMQKGLCSGELETGRGLNQETTLVRAGETRWGSHFNTLTSLMKLFADVLVVLDFVKEEGGSLANRQQASGILAYFKSYEFMFYLHMMYDILHLTGTLSKQLQRKDLDILEAASMVRGTMEALQSFRNIGFASILPKVSSFCETHEIDTLDMEELYIGARNRRITKTNRFHFEVEIFNTVVDMQLTEYRDRFSETSTQLLEYMGALSPCDSFAQFDKSKLLKLGKLYKYDFDDSNMIDLEGQLEIFYHSCIKDERFASLKGISDLSRLMVNTRKHRSYPLVYKLLKLALILPVATASVERCFSKIKLLKTDLRNKIGDEFLNDALLCNVETEALAKVENEKVMERFQKMFARRGKI